The Episyrphus balteatus chromosome 3, idEpiBalt1.1, whole genome shotgun sequence genome segment tccgaaaattcttaaaaatcaaacttttagaTTTTTGGGATTtccgaaattttgaaattttatgattttccaaaataagatttttatttaaaattcacttttcgctgttagtttaaaaattgtgaaattcctaaaaacctatatttcctagaTTTCTATGAATATTAAAACTTcgcaagattaaaaaaaatggaaactttaaagattctaaattttcaggattttgttgattataaaatctcaaaaatctagcaacaaaaaccaaaactcaAGAAgttatgaaaattttgaaatttttaatagtaatttactttgcaaaattttatactttaattttgaaaaccttttaaaatgctaaaattatccattttttattttggaatttcAAAAACAGTGAAGTCACTATTTTATTGCTTTCTGAATTTCGGATTTTAttgcttttgagatttttaaacaagtttTATTCAACAGTTTTGCCCTAAATGGTTGAATATTTTGATAATGAGATAAGGgaataacaataattttaaaataaacacaaatttaGGTCATCTGGAACAAGAAACGAAACCTTAATTTAAACATGAAATCACATATTTTCACTAGGAAAaccagaaattcaaaaataccgacttttagattttgggtgctgaaaatttttatttttcgaaatcaGGTCCATAAAACTAACTTCCCCGATTAGGTAATAGCACAAAAAAAATAGCACTTTTCCAATTTACCTTTATTCTTAAAACGGAATCCTTTGCTAACCAAGTTATgaatattttatagttttaacaTTCACTTATAATTCACATCCAGTtcttttttcctaaaaaatcaattttaatttaatttttcaatcaaaagatCTACTGTATTTTACCTTCCagttaaattttaacaaaaaatgcattCCAACACAGAATGGAATGGACTGTCAATTAGCCTTGCCTGTGGCCAGTTGTCATAGCATTGAAATAaagaactaaatttaaaaaaaatacacatcgaatgtaaagaaaaaaaaaaataacatccgCATCCGAATACCACAAAGGAGTTCGATattggatttaatttttattatttttatcctctgccaaaattaaaaatgaaaataattcacaaaaaaaaattaatacattttatatttatttctcgctttttttttttttgctgccacTGACCAAAAGCTACAACATTCAAAGTACTTTCTCTGTGTCGTATTTCTGAACTCTTTGTTTCATCATTCATCAGAGGTGTTTCGTTTGTCTTTTCACTGTAAATCAAGTATTTATGGAATTTTTTATGTTGGCTTCtcgttaaatttattttttttatatatttttaacgaAAAACATGGAATccacttaaaaataataattcaaaaactttttaacagtaatttatattggattttttttaacctcAGTTGTAGGCAAATTTCAGCGAATAGGTACAGTAAATttgtgtaagtttttttttattgttttctttatcGGAAAGGTGTTTAAATAGGGTTACCACTTTTACAATGTGTTATTAtgtgtggcaaccctattaaataaaacaagtgccactgacactgacactgacactgacacactgacactgacactgacactgacactgacactgacactgacactgacactgacactgacactgacactgacactgacactgacacactgacactgacactgacactgacactgacactgacactgacactgacactgacactgacactgacactgacactgacactgacactgacactgacactgacactgacactgacactgacactgacactgacactgacactgacactgacactgacactgacactgacactgacactgacactgacactgacactgacactgacactgacactgacactgacactgacactgacactgacactgacactgtAACTAACACTGAAACCTCCCACtcaaaaaagaacacaaaaaaccTTTAAACAATGATACAAAAGTTGATAACAAATTTGtatactaaaaaagaaaaattgaaaaaaaaaactttttaaataaaaaaaacaaatcattcaagtttatatcaatttaattccattgaaatttatttatttaacataaGTCCGAATGAAACCCATTATAGCGGGATCGGAAACTTTGGTATAAACTCCAGGGTAGCCAGGATGTGCGCATTCCTTTCCAAACGATACAATTCCGACCTGTGTATTGGTACCAGAAACAACAAGTGGGCCACCAGAATCTCCTTGGCATGAACCAGTTCCATGTCCAGCTGCACATAACATTGGTCCTCTAACATCATTTCCATACATGAATCTTGGAGAAGAACAATCTGAAGTTGAGAAAAGTGAAAGTTCTACCGATTGCATCTGATATGGAAGTTCTGTGATCTTATCGTGAGTCTTGCCCCATCCACTCAGTGTTACACTAATTCCAGTAGGATAAGACAATATGGCCAATTCGACAGGTTTAATAACAGCACTATAAATAAATTGTCCCAATATTTTGAGCACCGCCACATCGCAAATAAATGTCCTTGGTTGATATTGAGGATGGACTGCGGCGAATTCAGCTCTCTTCATAATACCACCTGATTGACGTGTAGAAGTACCAGCACGAACGGCCACTTTATGAAGTGTATTTGTTCCGACGAGATCGTATAAGCAATGAGCAGCTGTCAGAATGAAGGAAGGATTTACAATACTGCCTCCACAGAAATGATTGCCATCTTGCTCGATCGATACTTGGTATGGAAATTCTAGAGCAGTAGCACCTCTGCCATTGACAACACGGTCAGTGTTGTTTAGATTTTCGGCGGAATCTAAACCGGCTACTAGGCAAACAACACTCAAGGCAACGATAAGGCGCAACATCTTGACTACTTCTGATTTTTTCTGATCGAAATTTGATCTTTTATAGTCGAAAATCGAGAATGAGGGTTTGTTTGATTTCGAAACAACTGTGTTCCAAATAAATAATAGTTCGACACAAGAGCAAATAAAACCTTTTTATTTCGAGAATATTGTTGACTTTTTAACCATAATCTATAGAATGggttaaaccaaaaatatttacgCAACATGTTggcaaaaattttcaattttgtgttCTTCGTCTAACGTAATTTGGCTAtaactaaataaatattttatataacaaTCTGTCTAATCCAACAACGATATTTGACTCGAAAAAGTCTTTGTAATTTGATATAGGAATTgcgtcagattttttttttttaagataaggtCTTAATCTAGTCAAAAGAGACACTGCaaaaaaattctgacttcaattTTTGACATCCATTTGCgttaaaattttataggtaattatttaggtaggtatatcaaaaaaaacaaaatcgacatcaatggatcaaaactgggttttatggtttttctcacaGTTTTTATAgacaaaactgaacgaaattgaaatgagaccaccagctttccaatacaaaaagaattaacaaaattggttcacttagtccaaagttatgaggtagcgaacatgaaaaaaaaaaaatacagaggaATTGAATACGTCTTCCTTTTGAAAGTCGCCAAAAAGTAGGGCTTAAGGCTTTTTTGGtagttctacaaaaaaaaaaaaaaaaaaatggatcaaACATTCTTTATGTATACCATTTTCTAACTTACATATATGACTTTCTTTAAGCTCGATTATGGGTATGGTAGATACTTTGTAAGAAGGATATTTACCCATAGTACCGGCATTAAGTGGACCAATAATAAAATCATCCCTTCATACCTTGTCATTATGTGATTTTACGAAGACTTgaaattcaatcctaagtgggcCAAGAAGATATAAGAATAATTGTACTACCTAGCTAATTGCTACTTGGGGAATTATTCGAAAAATCAGTTTTGATAATTTTGCTGCCATTCGCAGTTTTTAAGattgtgttttttgtgtttattgttGTTATTGGTGGTTTTATCAGTAAGACCTCCTGCTTCAgcgtttttattaattttaaatgactaATTGTCCTACATTTTAATCAGACGGATAACAACTTAGCGTGCTTACAATATCTTTACTCTGAACAGACACATAAtggaccaattttttttttttttaatccgtttCAATAATCATGTTTTTCTGGATAATGGAAATATTTGTAAGCAAAtctggaagaaattttttttcagaaaaatttttgcgtgaaaaatcttaaaaccttgttcaaaaattatatatttctttttattaaagcttttaaattaattccattaattttttatttttcaatatgtattacaaattttataatttttggaaagctgtttttaattcatatttttttttttttaataaaaaaaagccatTAAAGTCCTTGatctaatttaaatttaatttgactaAACCCTTTACTTAGAAAACGTGCAtgtatttgaagaaaaaagcattttttaggatttttttgaagttttaataaaattactgttttaaaactaaattctaattatgtttattttatacaaaaacacaTAAGAAACAACtacattttttaagttatatAAGAATTTATAAAGCAGTCTTTTCTCCTATTtttagataggtaattaaataaattataattgtacaaaatttcaattaatttcatattcatccggcaaaaagatgttcttttccaacacacgttatatcttttgatctagtgcacatacaaatttgatttaactttaatacgcatgctgataacataaccttttatttgatatatcacacataacggtacgtgctctacaagttacacaatctaaaattgaaaaaaattgaaacatacctcaaaacacctgtggagatctgttaaCGATGActagctaccagtgtaggaagtaccgtaatctcagtctggaaattcgacatggttgactttgaacttctcttgtagacatctttgaaataagatgtttgcatcattatacaaagtgaaacaataaactttcacatggtataaagttttttataggttgccaaacaaaaaaattgaattaatagcatgagaacataaaaataaatgtttttttttgctttttttgatgaaatttcatcgagtttaaaaaattctagctctttttgtagatgtctcatagacttgatcgatatatatatattttgagctaagacaataagctttaagatgatataaaatttatataggttgtcatataaaaaccatggatttgaaggtgatagaataaaattaggtagattttttcgaaatggtaacggagttatgaataccagagttatgcgcgtcATAGTTACGAAAAACTTAAGTTACGAAAAACGGAAGTTATGAGAGACCAAAGTTTCGAAAaaccaaagttatgaaaaaccagagttatgaacaacaaagctatgaaacgtggtttttgggttggcaaccatcGAGAGGAACGATATACGGGAGgaacgtaccaaaaagctagagcttataggttgagtcaaggcaagaaaaaaattgtatgggacaTGGGTGTCTATTTCCTCCCTTTAGCCGGGAgggggattttctaaaaaaatgacttaatttggaaaaaaatttattaaaaatcaacggatACACCAATAATATCGTAttgtacttttttgtaaagccaaagacTTGTTcttgtatcttgtttttaaataaacctGTTTAatggaacagtttttgaaaaaaaaaaatttgtttttttttaatttatcgaaaacgacaagaattttttgaatccagttttagtttttgtttaaaaatcaataagaacatttaattatgtaatttaagggccaatttttcaaaagtcagataaacctcagatagagcttatttctaggaataaaatttttttttatattgacattattTATTCTTCgaatagtctaactgacgattgaaaaatcagggctaaatcagtacttaattacattaaattttgaaagaaataagttagaaatttattttttcactttttttcaaaattttgattttaaaaactaatttttcaaaaactaaacaattaaatagctttatataaaaacatatttgaaGATATAGCTTTTGGATTTACAAAAACGTACGGTACGTTATTtttggtgtaaccgttgattttaaataattttttttccaaattaagtcattttttttagaaaatccttCCTCCCGGCTAAACGGAGGGGAATAGACACCCGTCGAATACAATTTTTGCTTCGACTCAaactacacgctctagctttttggtagGTTCCTCAAGTATATCGTTCCCCTCAATGGTTGCCAACTTAAAAACCACGTTTCAAAGCTTTGTtgttcataactctggtttttcgTTACTTctgtctttcataacttcgatTTCttgtaacttcggtttttcgtaactttgacgcgcgtaactctgtcacgcataactctggtattcataatttcgtcggtttcccgatttttttttataataaaggcctaataataaaaaatttaaaaaataaatttaaaaaaaaagttttgaaacaccctgtcaaacatacgaaacatactATTTGGTAACCCTAGCTTTGCATAACCGCATGTAAGAAAAATTTGAACTAAAATTT includes the following:
- the LOC129913249 gene encoding trypsin delta-like; its protein translation is MLRLIVALSVVCLVAGLDSAENLNNTDRVVNGRGATALEFPYQVSIEQDGNHFCGGSIVNPSFILTAAHCLYDLVGTNTLHKVAVRAGTSTRQSGGIMKRAEFAAVHPQYQPRTFICDVAVLKILGQFIYSAVIKPVELAILSYPTGISVTLSGWGKTHDKITELPYQMQSVELSLFSTSDCSSPRFMYGNDVRGPMLCAAGHGTGSCQGDSGGPLVVSGTNTQVGIVSFGKECAHPGYPGVYTKVSDPAIMGFIRTYVK